The genomic segment GCGCAGCTCGTGCGCCACGTCCGCGGTGAACCGCTGCTCGCTCAGCAGCTTGCCCTGGAGCGTGGACGCCATCGTGTCCAGGGCCCCGGCGACCGCGGCCACCTCGTCCTGGTGGCGCGGGAAACCCGTGTCGTCCGGCCGCGCGTGCGGGTCCCTGACGCGCGCGTCCAGGTCGCCCGCGCTGATCCGCCGGGCCACCTGCGCGGTCTGGTGCAGCCGCCGCGTCACCCGCGTCACCGCGAACGCGCCGACCAGCAGCGTCGCCCCGATCGCGAGGACCGACGAGCCGAGGATCGCCCGGTCGAGCCCGTCGATAGTGCGGGCACCCTGCGCGTAGTCGACCTGGACGGCGATGGCGCGGCCCCCGTCGGCGGGCCCCGCCGCCCACATCGTCGGCCGCGCGTCGTGGGCGGCGACCATCGTGCCGCGCTGCCCGCTCACCGCGAGGTCCCGCAGCCGCGAGGGCAGGCCCACCGGGTCGACGCCCGCGCCGGGGCCGAGCCGGTCGCCCGCCTCGTACCGCTCGGTGGCCTCGTCGAGGCGGGAGAGGGCACGGTCACGGGCCTGGCCCACGGTCTGGTTGGTCACCGAGACGTGCACGAGCGCGCCGAGCAGCGCGGCCAGCGCACAGCACATCACGGTGATGAAGACGGCGGCCTTCCAGGTGAGGGTCGCCGTCCAGGCGGGGAGCCGCGGCCCGCGCGGCTGACGGCGGCTCATCACCCGCCGCTCCCCGAGGGCGAGGGCTGCGTGGAGGGCCGGGGGGTCGACGACTTCGGCGCCTTCTTCCTCGGCCCCTTCGCGGAGCGGACGATCTCGTCGCTGGTCGGCAGCATCGCCTTCTGGTGCGAGTCCCAGGACCACACCGTGTGGTACTCGTACCCGGCGAGGCTGGAGATGGCGCGGATGATGAGATCACGCCCGGCGAGCTCGACGCCGAGCACGGCATCGCTCATCTCCATGATCTGCGTCAGCTGCCGCTTCTCCTCGGCGTAGACGCGGATGTCGAGGTTGTCGTCGGGCGTGGAGACGCCGACGATCAGGTCGTCCCTGCCGTCGCCGGTCAGGTCGCGGTAGTACGCCTTGAGGACCGGACACCGCCCCTGCTCGCCCGAGCCGTCCTCGGCGCAGTCCTTCAGCCGTTCGACGGTTTCCTTGTACGCCCGGTCGGTGGGCTCGTACGTCCCCGGGTTCTCCGTGAAGTCCGCGCGCACGACGTCGACCGGGTCCACCTTGCGCAGGTCGCCCTTCGGCACCTCGACGCCCTTGACCTTGACGGCTTCTATGGCGCCGTAGTCCTCGGCGGGCACCGAAGGTGACGGAAGATCCGGCCAGAGGTGCGTGGGCCCCTCGGCGGTCGGCGTCGGGCCGGCGCCGCGCAGCCCGCCGGGGTCGCCGCAGCCACCGGCCAGCAGGACGGCGAGGACGGCGAAGGCGGCGGGCGCGAGCCGGCTGCGTTGCACTGCACTCCTGCCTGCCGCGGACGCGCGGCCTGTCGTGGCACCAGGCCTGTCGTTACGTCACCATTGTTACGTCACGAGGTCGGCGTAGAGAATGATGTTGTCCGAGCGGTGACCGCCCACGATGGGCCCGCCGCAGGTCAGCAGGCGCAACTCGGGTCGGTCGGTCGCCCCGTACACCTTATTGGTGGGGAAGTCCCTCTTGTCGACCTGCTGGATCTCCCGCACCTCGAACGTCGCCGTGCTGCCGTCCGCGCGGGGCACCTCCACAGTGTCGCCGACCTCGACCTTCGCGACGTTCTTCATCAGCGCCGGACCGTTCGCCGTGTCGTAGTGCGCGACGATCACGGCGGGCCCCTTCTCGCCGGGCGTGACCCCGCCGGTCCACCAGCCGGGCTCGTCCGCCTTGTCCACGGGCGGCACTTCCAGCTCCTGGTCCGCGCCCACGCCGAGGTCGAGCATCGACGTGGTGTCGACGCCCGCGGCGGGGATGCGCAGCCCGGTCGGCTTCGACGCCTTCAGCGGCGCGACGGTCTGGTGGGCCCGCGCGGTCGCGGCGTTGTGGACCTTCACGTCGGGCGCCGGGTCGCCGTTGCCGCCGCCGCTCTGCCCGCAGGCGATCATGCCGATGCCGAGGGCGGCGGTGAGGGCTCCGGCGGCGGCGATGCGGCCGGTGCGCCGGGGGCGGACGGCGGGCGCCTCGGGGGCGTCGGGCGTGCGGGGGGTCATGGGGGACTCCTGGGGTGGAGGGGAGGGCTGGGGGCGGTGCGGCCGGGGTCAGCCGTCCGAGCGGCCGCGGCGCAGCATCGCGAACCCGAGACCGGCCGCCCCGGCCGCCGCCATGCCGCCCCCGGCCACGAGGAACGCGGGGCTCCCGGCGTCCCGCACGCCCTCGGCACCGGCCTTCACCCCGCCCTTGGGGGCGCCGGCCGTGTCACCGGTGCGCGGGGCGGGCCGCTGCTTCTGGTCGTTCTTGCCGCCGTCCGTCCGGTCCTTGCCGTCGAGGTACGCGATGCCGATGTGCCCGTTCGAGGGGTGCAGCTCGTACTCCACACCGCCCTGGGTGACCGTCCGGTGCGTGGCGGAGAGGGTGGCGATCTCCTTGCCCTTCAGGGAGATCGTCGCCACGTACGCACCGCCGCGGTTCTGGATCCTCGCCTTCGCGCCGTTGCCGAGGACGACTTCGTAGACCTCGCCCTTCGCATGCGGCTTGAACGCCGTCGCCGTGGGCGTGGGAGCGGGTGAGTCCGCGAAGGCACCGGCGGCCGGCAGGAGCAGCGACCCGCCGACGAGGGCGGAGACGGCGGCGGTACGGAGGAGGGTGGGGCGGCGAGTGAGGCTCACGGGACGTTCCTTACGGTCGGTCGGCTGATCGCTCCGGCGTGATCGGGGGGACTCGTAAGAAGTTAGATGTCCGCTATTGCGGCAATTCGGCGGATATGTAACAACAGCCCATAACTGCGTGGGCAGTGCCGTTACGGGGTGGGTGGGACTTCACACCCGGACCGGGCGCACTCGGCGCAAAGACGCCCCCGCTCCTCCCGGCCGCGACCTGGTTCTTGCCGGGGAGCGTGTGGGCTGTTCCCATGGTCGAGGGGGTGAGGGCTCATGACCGGACTGCGTGTCGTACCGGCCTGGAGGCACGGCCAGGAGCGTTTGTACGTGTACCTCGCGGACGGCAGGAACGTGGCCTGGTACGACCGTGAGGCGTCCCGCGTCAACCTGCTCAGCGAGGAGAGCGAGGAGGACGTCCTCGACGTCCTGGCGCCTTTCCTTACCGGCCAGGTCACCGTGGGTCCGCCGCCCGTGCCGACCCCCGCCGAACTGGCCAGGCTCGCCCTCCACCCGGACGACGACCTCGCCCCCAACCGCCCCGGCGAGGCCCTGCGGATCTCCCTCGACCGCGACCCGGCGCCCGCCCGCAGGCTCCGCGCCGACCCCCGGCACCGCGCGCTCGCCGCCGAACAGGCGGTGGGCGAGGCGCTCGACGCCCTGGAGGGCGCGGGCTGGCGGGTCCTGCACTCCTTGCCGCTGCCCGGCGACGCCCGGATCCACCACCTGCTGATCGGCCCCGGTGGCCTGTTCTGCGTGGCCACCCTCGCCGTCCGCAAGCAGCGGGTGCGCATCGCCGACCCGATGGTGACGGTCGGCCGCGCCGAGCCGTTCCCCCTCCTGCGCTCCCTCCGCTCGGACGCGGGCCGGGCGTCCTTCGCGCTGACGGCGGAGGTCCGCCCGGTCCTCGTCCTCGCCGGGTCGGGCGCCGCCGACCTGGACGTGGCGGCGCCGCCACGCGATGTCCGGGTGCTGCGCGAGGCGGACCTGCCGGGCCTGGCCCGCCTCGGCGGGGTGCTGAAACCGGCCGATGTGGAGGCGCTGCACGCGCTGGCCAGGGACCGTAGGACGTGGGAACGGGTCTGACGGTCGGGCTGACCTACAGGTTGTCGCCCCAGCCGCCCTGGATCATGGTCTGGAAGGCCCAGGAGCCGCCGCGCCTGATCAGGATGTCGGCGTAACGCAGCCGCTGCGTCTCGCCGTTCGCCGTCATCACCGAGTCCGTGAAGACGACGGCCATCGCGGGGGAGAGGAAGACGGGCGTGCGCGTGGACTCGAACGAGATGTCCTCGCCGCCGTCCCCCATGACGTGCGTCATGGTCCCGACGAACTGCTCCCGGTCCCACTGCGCCGCCCGCCCGTCACCGGCGGAGTCGTCGCTGACCAGGTTGAGCGGGAAGACGGCCAGGTCCGCCATCCGCTCGACATCGCGCTTCGCGCTGTGCGCGTCGTACTCGGCGAACCAGGCGTCCAGGCTCGCGCGGTCCTCGTCGGTCGGGACGTATCCGGTGTCGGTGTCGGGAAGACGGGTCACGCGGGCTCCTCTGTGTCTCTAATCAACTTTGACTACGTGTCTCGGTGGGAAAGGTATGCCACGGAGGAGGAGTAGTCAAACTTGATTAACGAAAAAACCTATGGATGTCCGCGGCGGCCGTTGCTACGTTTCCTGCGCCGCCCGGGAGCGCCGTACCGCGCATTCCCGAAAGGCACGACCATGCACTTCACTTCCGACAAGCACCTCGACACCGAGGTCCCAGGCCGCAGCGTCCGAGAGCGAGAGTTCACGCTCGGCGAGGTCCAGGTCCCCGGCATCCTGTGGACGCCCGCCTCCGAGCCGTCCACCGAGGCACCGCTGATCCTGCTGGGGCTCCCGCCGCTCGGGCTGGACAAGATGTATCCCAGGCTGGCGGCGAGGGCCCGGCACGTCGTGGCGGACGGTTTCGCCGCCGCCACCATCGAGCTCCCCGGCAGCGGAGCCCGTCCGCGTATGCCCGTCGTCGACGAGGCCCGTGCCGAGCTGCGCCGGGCCCTGGCGGCCGGCGAGCCCGTCGGCGACGACATCGTGGACCGGCTCGTCCTCCCGCTGGTGGAACAGGCGGTCCCGGAATGGCAGGCGGCGCTGGACGCCCTCCTGACACTGCCCGGAATCGGTGGCCCGGTCGGATACTCGGGCGGTGTGATCTCCGTCGGGGTCCGCCTTGCGGCGGTCGAGCCGCGCGTCGCGGCCGCGGTCCTGTTCGCGGGGAGTCTCGTACCGCGCGCGGTGTTCGAGGAGGCCCGGCGGGTCACCATCCCGCTGCACGTCCTGTTGCAGTGGGACGACGAGGGCAACGACCGACAGGCCTCCCTGGACCTGTTCGACGCCTTCGGCTCCGAGGAGAAGTCCCTGCACGCGAACATGGGCGGGCACACGGGGGTCCCGGAGTCGGCGGGGGAGGAGGCGGGACGGTTCCTCGCGCGGCATCTGAAGTCCTGAAGTGAGGTCCGGCCGCCGGGTCCGACGCGGGGGCGGCCGAATGGCCGTCAGGACGGCAGCGGGCGCGCCCGGCCGGGGTCGTCGAGGGGCTCGATCAGGTCCCCGTACTCCTCGAGCCGCGGCGCGATGTCGTCCGCGGCGAAGACCAGCCGGCCGGGCTCGTCACAGGCCTCGACCTCGTCCCAGGTCACGGGGGCGGAGACGGTCGGCTCCCGCCGCGCCCGCAGGGTGTAGGGCGCGGCGGTGGTCTTCGCGGCCGCGTTCTGGCTGAAGTCGACGAAGACCTTGCCGGGGCGCAGGCTCCGCGTCATGCGGTGCACGACGAGTTCGGGCAGCTCGCGCTCGGCCGCGACAGCCAGTGATTTGGCGTACGCCGTGACCCGTTCGGAGGGGGTCGGCTCCAGCGGTACGAGGAGATGCAGTCCCTTGCTGCCCGACGTCTTCGCGTACACGTGGAAACCGTCGGCCGCCAGCCGCTCCCGCAGCCAGAGCGCCGCCCGGCAGCACTCCACGACCGTGGCGGGCGGCCCCGGATCCAGGTCGAAGACCATCCGGTCGGCCTGCGCGGGCGCGTCCGCCCGCCACTGCGGCACGTGGAACTCGGTGACCAGGTTGGCCGCCCACATCAGCGTCGGCAGGTCCTGTACGAGGACCTGCCGCGCGGTCCCCTCGGAGCGGGAGCGCGGCACCTCGGCGGTATGCACCCAGTCGGGGGTGCCCGGCGGCACGTTCTTGGAGAAGAACTGCTGGCCGTCGGGGCCGTCCGGATAGCGCAGGAAGGAGACGGGTCGGTCGCGGAGGTGGGGGAGGAGGGCGTCGGCCGTGGAGGCGTAGTAGTGCAGGACCTCGGCCTTGGTGAAGCCGCTCGCGGGATACAGGACCTTGTCCAGGTTCCTGAGCGCGAGCCGCCGCCCCTCCACCTCTGTGATCGGCGTCATAGGATGAGAGTCCCATATAACGCCCAAAGCGTCACAAATCAGCTCTCAGTGAGGTGCCGGACGTGCGATCCATATGGAACGGTGCGATCTCCTTCGGGCTGGTCAGCATCCCGATCAAGCTCGTGAACGCGACCGAGAACCACGCGGTCTCCTTCCGCCAGATCCACACGGAGGACGGCGGCCGCATCCGCTACCGCAAGGTGTGCGAGCTGGAGGAGCGCGAGGTGCCGACGGCGGAGATCGGCAAGGGGTACGAGGACGCGGACGGCTCGATCATCCCCATCACCGACCAGGACCTGGCCACGCTGCCCATCCCCACCGCCAAGACGATCGAGATCGTCGCCTTCGTCCCGGCCGACCGCATCGACCCGCTCCAGATGGGCGCCGCGTACTACCTGGCGGCGAGCGGAACCCCGGCCGCCAAGCCGTACACGCTGCTGCGCGAGGCGCTGAAGCGGAGCCAGAAGGTGGCCATCGCGAAGTTCGCGCTGCGGGGCCGGGAGCGGCTCGGCATGCTGCGCGTCGTCGACGACGTGATCGCCATGCACGGACTGCTCTGGCCGGACGAGATCCGTGCGCCCGAAGGGGTGGCCCCGGACGCGGACGTCACCGTGCGCGAGGCCGAGCTCGACCTGGCGGACGCGCTGATGGACACCCTCGGCGAGGTCGACATCAACACCCTCCACGACGACTACCGCGAGGCGGTCGAGGAACTGGTCGCCGCCAAGGTCGACGGCGTGACCCCGGCGGAGAGGGCCCCGGCCGGGGACGGCGGCGGCAAGGTCATCGACCTGCTCGCGGCCCTGGAGAACAGTGTCCGCGAGGCGCGGACGGCGCGGGGCGAGGACCAGGACCCGGAGGCGGTGGCCGAGGTGACGCCGCTCGCCCGCAAGTCGTCGCGGGCGACGCCCAAGCAGGTGGGAGGGAAGAAGTCGACGTCGACCGCGGCGAAGAAGAAGGCCGCCCCCGCCGCGAAGAAGGCGTCGGCCAAGTCGACCGCGCGCAAGACGACCACGGCGAAGCAGACAGGGTCGGCGAAGAGCGGGGCGGCCAAGAAGACGGCGTCCAAGAAGACAGCGGCGAAGAAGACGACGGGGACGGGGACGGGAAGGCGCAGGGCTTCCGCCTGAACGTAGGGGTCCGGGCTCGCGTCCGTGTACGCGCCTACGCCGTCGCGCCCCGGCCCGCCGGTGAGGAGGCGATGACCTCGGCGACGTACGGCAGGTGATCGTCGAGGAAGAAGTGGCCCCCGGGCAGTACGTGGCAGGAGAAGTCGCCGCGCGTCTCGCTTTCCCAGGCCCGCGCGCCCTCGACGGTGACGCGCGGGTCCGCGTCTCCGGTCAGCGCGACGACCGGGCAGCCGAGCGGGGGACCGGCGCGGTGGACGTGGGAGTCGAGGAGCCGGTAGTCGGCGCGCACGGGCGGAAGGATGAGCGGCAGCAGGTCGGGGGAGGAGAGGAGCTCGTTCGCGGTGCCGGACAGCTTGCGCATCTCGTCCACGAGTTCGCCGTCGGACATCTCGTGCACGGGCCGCTCGGCCGCGGCGGGGCGCCAGGGCAGCGAGGGGGCCTGCCGTCCGGAGACGAAGAGGGTGACGGGGGGCCGCCCCTCGGCCGTCATGCGCCGCGCGGTCTCGAAGGCGAGGACCGCGCCCATGCTGTGCCCGAACAGGGCGGTGGGCCTGATGTCGGACGGCCCGGAGAGCGCGGCGAGCACCGCGTCGACGACGTCGTCCGCGCGCTCGGCGAACGGCTCGCCGTACCGCTCCTGGCGCCCCGGGTACTGCACGACCATCGGGTCGACGGTGCCGGAGACGGCGGCGGACAGCGCGTGGAAGGCGCTGGCGGAGCCGCCCGCGTGCGGGAAGCAGACGAGGCGGGTCCCGGCGGCGGGCGCGGGGTGGAAGCTGCGTATCCAGTCGCCCACGAGCGCGACCTTCCTTTCGCTGCCGCGCGGGGCGGCGATGTGCTGGGTGACGAGTGCTGAGGTGCTGTGTCCGTCCAACCTAGACTGACGGCGGACGCCGATGACGAGGCGGTGGACGAGAAGGGCGAGGGTTGTGAGAGCGGGAGGCCGACGGACGGCGCCGGACGGCGCGGTGGCTCCCGCGGAGGCTGTCGCCGGCGGCCACGACGGCCACGACGGCCACGACGGCCACGACGACCCGTCCCCGGAACTGCTCACGGAAGCGGCCGCAGCCTTCGGTCTGCTCGCGTCGTCCGCGCGGCTGCACATCGTGTGGGCCCTGGCGCAGGGCGAGAGCGACGTGAGCGGCCTCGCGGAGCGGGTGGGCGGCGCGCTGCCCGCCGTGAGCCAGCACCTCACCAAGCTGAAACTGGCCGGGCTCGTCGGGTCGCGCCGCGAGGGCCGCCGCATGGTGTACTTCGTCGCCGACCCCGACGTGGTGACGGTCGTACGTCTCATGGTCACCCAGCTCGCGTCGCGGGCCGAGGCGTCCACCGCCCCGGCCCGCCGTTTCCGCGGAACCGGTGCCTGAGGGTCCTCCGATGTCCGGACCGACCACGCACCAAGTCCTGCGCTCGCTGGAGACGGGACCGCGCGGCCTCACGGACGAGGAGGCCGACGCGCGCCTGGCCCGGTACGGCCCGAACGTGCCGCCGACCCGGGGCAGGGTGTCCTGGCCGCTCCGTTTCGTACGAGGGCTGCGCGACCCGTTCACCGCGGTCCTGTTCTGCCTGGGGCTCGTCTCGGCCGCCACGGCGGCCTGGGGCACGGCCTCCGTGATCACGGTCCTGGTGGCGGTGAGCTGTGCGCTTCGCGCGACCGGTGAGCACCGGGCCGACCGCGCGATGACGGCGCTGCGCGACCTGGTGCCGACGACGGCGACGGTCGTGCGCCGCCCGACGCCCGGGCAGGGGGCGACGTCCCGCGAAGTCCCCGCCGAGGAACTGGTCCCCGGCGACGTCATCCGGCTCGCCGCCGGGGACGTGATCCCGGCGGACGTGCAGGTGCTCACGGCGACGGGGCTGTCCGTGAACGAGGCACCGCTGACGGGCGAGTCGTCCCCGACGCCCAAAGAACCGTGGACGTGGACGGCGGCCGGGCCGGGGGAGCGGACGGAACACCTCTGCTTCCAGGGCGGCAGCGTCACCGCGGGCATCGGCACGGCGGTGGTGACGGCGACGGGCGGGCACACGCGGTTCGCCGGTACGACGTACGAGGCGACCGGCGCGACCGGCGGCGAGCGGTCAGGTGGAGTCGGCGCCTTCGACCGCTCCGTGTCCGGCATCTCCTGGACCCTCGTCCGCTTCATGCTGCTCACGCCCCCGCTGGTGCTCGTGGCGGACGCGGTGCTGCGCGGCCGGGGCCTGGAGACGCTGCCGTTCGCCGTGGCCGTGGCGGTGGGACTGACCCCGGAGATGCTGCCGGTCGTGGTGACGACGTGCCTGGCCCGGGGCGCCGCCCACCTGGCCCGCGCCCACGGCGTGATCGTCGGACGCCTGCCCGCGCTGCACGACCTCGGCGCCATGGACGTCCTGTGCGTGGACAAGACCGGCACGCTCACGCAGGACCGCCCCGTGGTCGACCGCAGCCTCGACGCGGCGGGCCGCGACACCCCCGAGGCGCTGCACTGGGCGGCGGTGAACGCGTGGTGGACCCTGCAGCTGGCCGACCCGCCCACGCCGGACGCGCTGGACGAGGCGATCCTGACCGCGCGGGAGCACTACGAGGGGTACGAGGCGTACGAGGCGTACGAAGGCATCGCGGCCCTGCCCTTCGACCCCGTACGCCGCCTCGCCACCGCAGTGGTCACCCGTCCCGGCGCGGACCTGGGAGTCCACACGCTGGTGGTCAAGGGCGCCGTGGAGAACGTACTGGAACTCTGCGCCCTGCCCGAGGAGGAGCGAGCACGCCTCCAAGCCCTGGCAGCCCACCAGGCGGCGGAGGGCCTGCGCGTCCTGGCCGTGGCGACGAAAGACCACGACCGCCCGGCACGGCGCCGACACAACGCGCCCCGACCCCCACCGGACCCGCACGGGCTCACCCTCATCGGCTTCGTCACCTTCCACGATGCCCCGGACCCGGCAGCGGGCCCGGCCCTGCGCGCGCTCGCCGACCGAGGCGTCACCGTCAAGATCCTCACCGGCGACCACCCCGGCACGGCCGCCCGCATCTGCCGAGACCTGGCCATGCCGCCCATGGCCCCCGACGCCACCCGCACGGCCGAGGACATGGACGCCGTGCCTCCCACCGACGTCGCGGCCTTGGCGGATCTAGCTGACCGCACCACGGTCTTCGCCGGCTGCACCCCCGCCCACAAAGCCCGCGTCGTGGCGGCCCTGCGCGCCAACGGCCGCACCGTGGGCTTCCTCGGCGACGGCGTCAACGACCTGCCGGCCCTGCTCGCGGCCGACGTGGGCGTGGCCCCGCACGACGCGGTGCCGGTGGCGAGGGAGGCGGCGGATGTGCTGCTGCCTCAGGCGGGCGGCCTGGCAGCCATCGACCACGCCGTCACCGCGGGCCGGAGCAGCGGCACGAACATAGCCACGTATCTGCGCATCACACTCTCCTCGAACCTCGGCAATGTGATCGCGATGCTCACCGCGGCGCTGCTCCTGCCCTTCCTGCCGATGCTCCCGGCCCAGGTACTGGTCCAGAACCTCTGCTTCGACGTGGCCCAACTCGCCTTCGCCCACGAACGCCCCGCCCCCACCGCCCTGCGCCGCCCCACCACGCTCCGCCCCCGCGCCTTCCTCCGCGTCATCACGGGCTTCGGCGTGCTCAACGCGGTGGCGGACCTGGCGACCTTCGCGGTCCTCGCGCTCGCGGCACCGGGCCCGACGGGAACGGAGGACGAGTCCCTGTTCCACGCGGGCTGGTTCACGGAGAACCTGCTCACGCAGGCACTCGCCATGCTGCTCCTGCGCGGCGCGGCCTACGCGACGACCGCCCCGGCCGGAACAGCCACCACCACCCCTGTCACCCGCGCGGCACTGGCCCTGGCGGCCGCAGGCATCCTCGTCCCCCTCTCCCCACTGGGCCCACCGCTGGGCATGACGCCCCTGCCACCCCTCTACTACGCACTGCTGACCGTGGTCCTGACGCTCTACGCGACGACAGTTGTACAGTTGCGCAACAAGGCAACTATAGGAGGGCCCAAATGATCCGCAACGCCCTGCAGCCCTGGCACCTACTGGTCGTGCTGCTCGTGGTCGTCGTGCTGTTCGGCAGCAAAAAACTCCCGGACGCCGCCCGCTCGGTGGGCAAGTCCCTGCGCATCCTCAAGAGCGAGACGAAGGCGCTGAGGGAAGAGGACGCCCAGCGGGAGCAGGAGTGGGAGCAGGAGCGGGGGCAGACCGGACGGCGAACCGGTGCGGACGTCACCTCATGACGTGGCGCGAATCGCCGAGATGTCGAACTGCAGCCGCACCTTCTCGCTGACCATCGTGCCGCCCGCGGCGAGGCGCTGGTTGTAGACGAGTCCCCAGTCGGTGCGGTCGATGGTGGTGGTGCCGTCGAACCCGACGCGCTCGAACCCGAAGGGGTCCACGACCGACCCCAGGTAGTCGAGTTGCAGCTCGACGGGCCGCGTGACGTCGCGGATGGTCAGATCCCCGGTCATACGGAAGGTCTCACCGCCTTCGTGGACGGTGGACGTGCTGCGGAACACCATCTCCGGGAAGCGGCGCGCGTCGAAGAAGTCGGTGCCGACGAGGTGCGCGTCCCGCTGCTCCACGCCCGTGTCGACGCTGCCGACCCGGATGACGATCTCGGCCCGCGACGCGGAGGGCCGGTCGCCGTCGAAGTGCAACGTGCTGTCGTAGTCGGCGAAGGCGCCCCGGACGGTCGTCACCATCGCGTGCCGCACGGAGAATCCGACGCGGCTGTGCGGCCGGTCGATGGTCCACTGCCCGGTGAGCCCGCGCAGCGCGGAGTCGAGCGCGACACCGCCACCGGTCGAGGGGTACGCGCCGGACGCGCCGGAGCCCCCGGCCGACGTCGGCTCGATGGTGGCGGTCTGACGACGGCTGAAGATGCCCACGGGTTTCGTACCCTCCCTCGACGATGATCGCTCCGTGCTATCACGCGGCCCACGCCCACCACCTCGCAAGATGGGCGGCCTCGTCCGGGTTCCATGGTGCCGACGGCAAAGCTGCACAGGATCGACATGATGTGGATGCACGGTCGGACGCCGTACGTGACGCACGGTTACGACACGGAGTGCCGGGGCGGGGGAGGGCGCCGACGCCCCGAGTTGCCCCCCGGCCGGGCCCGGCGCCCCCGGGCGGCGTGCCGGAGCCACCGACACGCACGCACCGCACGCACCGGGACATCGTCGGCCGACACACCGCCCCATCCCTCACCAGGTGTACGCGCCCCTACGCCCTCCCCCGTTCCTTCGGGCGCAGTGGCGGACACAGGCGGCGAACCCCCGACCTCGCCGCCGCCCCAAAGTCTTCCGGCCCGTTCACTCGACGTCGTTGACCATGGGCGCACTCTTGTTGACCGCCAGCGCACTCCCGTCGCTCAGCAACGTGCGCGCGCGGACCTCGCTGGGCGTGAGCCCGTACGCGGCACGGAACGCGCGGGTGAAGACGGCGGGCCGGGTGAACCCCCACCGGGCCGCGA from the Streptomyces venezuelae genome contains:
- the mgtA gene encoding magnesium-translocating P-type ATPase; the protein is MPEGPPMSGPTTHQVLRSLETGPRGLTDEEADARLARYGPNVPPTRGRVSWPLRFVRGLRDPFTAVLFCLGLVSAATAAWGTASVITVLVAVSCALRATGEHRADRAMTALRDLVPTTATVVRRPTPGQGATSREVPAEELVPGDVIRLAAGDVIPADVQVLTATGLSVNEAPLTGESSPTPKEPWTWTAAGPGERTEHLCFQGGSVTAGIGTAVVTATGGHTRFAGTTYEATGATGGERSGGVGAFDRSVSGISWTLVRFMLLTPPLVLVADAVLRGRGLETLPFAVAVAVGLTPEMLPVVVTTCLARGAAHLARAHGVIVGRLPALHDLGAMDVLCVDKTGTLTQDRPVVDRSLDAAGRDTPEALHWAAVNAWWTLQLADPPTPDALDEAILTAREHYEGYEAYEAYEGIAALPFDPVRRLATAVVTRPGADLGVHTLVVKGAVENVLELCALPEEERARLQALAAHQAAEGLRVLAVATKDHDRPARRRHNAPRPPPDPHGLTLIGFVTFHDAPDPAAGPALRALADRGVTVKILTGDHPGTAARICRDLAMPPMAPDATRTAEDMDAVPPTDVAALADLADRTTVFAGCTPAHKARVVAALRANGRTVGFLGDGVNDLPALLAADVGVAPHDAVPVAREAADVLLPQAGGLAAIDHAVTAGRSSGTNIATYLRITLSSNLGNVIAMLTAALLLPFLPMLPAQVLVQNLCFDVAQLAFAHERPAPTALRRPTTLRPRAFLRVITGFGVLNAVADLATFAVLALAAPGPTGTEDESLFHAGWFTENLLTQALAMLLLRGAAYATTAPAGTATTTPVTRAALALAAAGILVPLSPLGPPLGMTPLPPLYYALLTVVLTLYATTVVQLRNKATIGGPK
- a CDS encoding YceI family protein; its protein translation is MGIFSRRQTATIEPTSAGGSGASGAYPSTGGGVALDSALRGLTGQWTIDRPHSRVGFSVRHAMVTTVRGAFADYDSTLHFDGDRPSASRAEIVIRVGSVDTGVEQRDAHLVGTDFFDARRFPEMVFRSTSTVHEGGETFRMTGDLTIRDVTRPVELQLDYLGSVVDPFGFERVGFDGTTTIDRTDWGLVYNQRLAAGGTMVSEKVRLQFDISAIRATS
- the tatA gene encoding Sec-independent protein translocase subunit TatA, with translation MIRNALQPWHLLVVLLVVVVLFGSKKLPDAARSVGKSLRILKSETKALREEDAQREQEWEQERGQTGRRTGADVTS